In the Telopea speciosissima isolate NSW1024214 ecotype Mountain lineage chromosome 6, Tspe_v1, whole genome shotgun sequence genome, ATTTGCATCCCCTGGTGCTCTGAGAAATTAGAATTAAGTGAAAAGAAAAGGCATTAAATTGATAATTTTAAAAAgtttatttattcattatttacttaatttttaatttttttgtataaaaCTCCTGAAGCTCATAAACTTCACATCTAGTGACATTTCTTGTTGACTAAAAAAGAAAtagttattatttattaattaattaatagcTGTCATATTAATACAACATAATGAAACCAACAAGTATGCGTGCAAAGGCCCATTACCTGGGATTAAAAGTGAACTTCTGCCAGTGATTAAGTAACCCTTTGTGCAAGCGATTTCCCTAAAATCACAACGTTCACCTCCTTATCATCATCATTTAAGAAAATAAAGCCATACAATAGCCAATAGGTGCCAAaaatagaactgaaataaaGCAATATAGACAAGATAGAGATCTCAGAATAGATTGCTGCTGTAAAATCCTAGCATAACATGAGAACAGGAACATATATAGCTTCTCTCAGTGGATATGAGTGAATGCCAAATGTCATATTATCGTTCCAGAACGTCTGAGTCCTCCTAACAGAAATAAGTATGAAGAGCATGTTTGGCTAAGCTTCTGGCACCCTGCTTCTGAGAAGCAGAAGGTAAGAAGTGCGAGAAGGGCAGCTTCTCAGGCTTCTTGGCTTCTAGTGAAAATGGTCCAAATGCCCAGCTGTCATTGTATCCACTTCTGGGGCCTTCTCATCTTGAGAAGCTGACTTCTCAGAATTAAAGAAGCAGACGCCCAAGAAGGTTAGCCGAACATGCACGAAGTACTAAAACTAAACAATCCAACAAGATAGTCATGCATGCAACAAAGGATCCTCCGTCCATGCATTTGGAAGGCGTAAAAAAGCAACCGCAGGGTAAGCTAATAATAACAAGTCCCATGCGTTTAGAAGCCTACCCATACAGATGCTTTTTCATACCGTCCAGAGGCATGAGTAGAGGATACTTCCCCCATGCATAGATCTTGGTGTACTGATGCAAGCATGCTCATTAGTATACAAAATTATACACATGCATTCATGTTCAAACATGGATAAATTACCCACAGCAGGTGACACCATGACAGAGTTTGATCAACAACAGGCAAGGAAGCATTCAACATAAACCAATCCAAGAATAGGGGGGTGGAGGAGAATTGATCAAGAGTGTTAAATTACCATACCAATTCAGTTAGGAAAGCTTGTTTGTTTAGACCTTCTAGGGCAGTGAAAGCAGACTCAAGTACACGAGAGAGGTATGCAACAACTctgaaaataaggaaaaatcaTCAAGTATGAACTACcttgatattaaaaaaaaatctctatcaTAATAAAGTTGGATGTACCTTGTACAGGCATTTGTTGGCCGATGGTCAGGAGCAATTCCATCATCCGGAGACCGGTAATCAGTTGCTTTCTGTTCAGCAGATAGCAATCGCTCTACCTGCACAATGGTTTAGTATGTAAGGAAGAGAAACTTAAGTACACCAACAAACAACTTccatgaaaatataaaataaacacCAGCATTGTTATAATAAATATTGTAATAAACAGAggaaaatatatgaaaaactgGTATTGACAGAGTCCACAAAAATCTGGTCTTCAAAAATAGTTGTCTTTGGATAGAGAATTCTTATGTCCAAACCTCAGCCATAACAGTTTCAATGCATTGTTGGAGCCCTTTATAAGCGGCTGCCTCAGCACTAGACATTGCTGTCGCCATTTCTTCACAGGAAGCAGCATGTGCACCATCAACAGGAAGTAAGAGACGAGAAATAGAGTTTGCAAAGTACTGGAGAAAGGATCAAACATCATCAATTAGAGCTTCAAATATCCACCTATGGTGAATAATCTATGCCCAAAAAACAATAGCAGCATATAAAATTGTGTCCAAAGGCAACTTACTTGCTGGACTATAGCTACACTGCTAGCACAGCGTTGCACCGCCACCATGAAAGATCTGAAGCTACTTTcaccagcagcagcagcagcttctgCCTACACATCATAACCAATCTATTTGTCTCATGCTTGACtcaagaaaattttcaatttcataGGGAAGAGGAAAAAATCCATAACAATGACAGCTGAATGAaatccttttattattattaaattttgcATAAAAATAAATTAGCTGAATTAAATCTTTTAATACAAAAGATATGGAATTCATAAGGCGCATGGTTGAGCAATTACAGCAGAAGCAGCTGCGGCAGCCACCCTTCTACTAACGCTTGTGCCCAGCACAAACCTTTCTCTCAAAGCAGCAGCTTCATTCAAACCCTCTCTTGCTCGCTCTAGCCCTTCTGTTATATATTGGCCAACCTGCAAAAAGTAATAACCTGAGTAAACTCCACCAGGGTGGCATAGACAGGTAAACCTGAACCTGATTGCAGAGCAGAATGTAGAACTAAAATTAGTCATACTTACTTGGTCAAGCACGCAAGTGAACACCGCTCGCACATTAGACGCATGAGTAGCAGGCTGTGAAAGAACACATTAAGAATCAATTGTAGTGAAACACATGATGAACATGGAAAGACTTCATGCTTAACAGGTTCATCACGAGAATATGCAGAACAGAATATGGATATCATCAAATTTCAGTAATACATCAGGAAAAGAGCAAGGAAATGATATCACAACCTTGGTGGTAAATTCATCAGCTGGCATTTTACATGGTATTAGACCAAATTAGTGCCAGTACTGGCAACCTACTTAAAGATCCTTCTTGGTTAAGTAGTTAAAGATGAAATGGATCTTGCATGTGTAATTTTCGTGGACAAGCTGTTAAAGATGCAATAATTAATAACTTGTTTGTTCAGAATTATGACTATAATACTAcatagaaaatgaaatttgCATTCTTTTGTGAAAAGTCAGAAAACACAGGAAAATaaatgatgaaaataaaaaacacacaTTTGTTAAAAAATTGTGAACTCAGAAATTCATAGGATaaaaagggaaatggaaaacaaaattgACACAAGCCTACATAAACCAGGAGATAACATCTATGATTATTCAAGAAAAGAGTAGTATGCCAACCTAATGGAAACCTGGGACACCTGACGAATCAACATGTTCACAGAAAACTATTACAGTAACAAACTAATTACAACATCAACTACTCATGAACAAATGTTCAAGAACAACTTAAATTCTCAAAACGTCCACATTATCTGTCCCCATATTTGAAACGTTTCTGCAGGGACTTCCAGATCGCGGGCCTCAAGAGCAATATGAACAGAAACCAACTAGTATTATCTTATTTGTAATTTTGCAGACGAGTTCATGCATGACTGATGTTGGTATCCACAGTACGGACACttcatgatttttttattgttaagaattagaaaggacaaaaaaaaaatttttgagagaaagagagcttgctggtagaaagaaaaacacaacATATGCAGTGGCATAAATAagaaacatatatatacatgaaCAGAAGTGTAAGCATGTCAAACTTTTAGAGTTTCCAGATCAAACATGGATACATGTGATCTGTATCCTTGTTATGTAGAGTACAACATAAGAAAGCAACAGTTCGCACAGTTCTCTCTGCTCTTGATTTCACATATCAGAATGAAGAGTCAATGACCTGATTGTTTAACATAGAAGAATACAAAGGAGACCGCATCAGGATTTCTTGGGCTTTTCAAAGGCTTCATGTGTCATTATGTACTTCCAGAAACAAGTTTCAGGAAATACCAGGTTCTTCTACAATGTAGAAGAGGACTATGAAGTATGAACATCATTTCACATCGAAATTTGAACCCAATTAGACCATGCCTGCTAGAGTTTTAGTACCCACAAAGAATTGGGGGTTGTGGTAACAACGAATCATCGATCAAACCTATACACATGGGAAACCTGTCGAAAATATTCCTGAAAGATTTTTACCTGGGGAGAAAACAGAGTGCATCTAGAAATTGCCTCTTCATTCCATCGTACAAATTCTGTCACTACTGTGACCGATATTTGCTGTTGGGAAGATGCTATTGCAGCTCCTTTTGAGCGTCCAATTGACCCAGTCGAATCAATCTGCTGCTGGTTTTCAGCACGTAATTCTTCCATCTACAGAATATGTAATACATAAGGTTGACGTAATTGACAAACACGAACCAAATTTACCAACCTGAACCAAGGTTGCAGGATTGAGAAATAATAATGGTGTAAACCTTCGCCTGATAGAGTTGTCTGAGGGAAGCCTGCTCATGCTCAGGATACTCATCTTTGTGACCAAGAAACAGAGACTCTGTAAGGCCTGAATAAACAGGTATTTATTTTTAGAAGACAAACATAAGGGACCTGAGAGCTAGGAATCCAGCATATAATACTTTTGCTAAGAAAATGACATTTAAAAATGTAGTTTCCCTTAGCACAAATCATTTTACAGACATCAGTGCTGCTATAATCGTAGCGCCTTTAAGTCCTAATTTTAAATAAGATCGACTAGTGCCAAGGATGAATGTTTaattccatccaaatgtgaaaGCAATTGTGTCCACTAAATTAGCAAACAGAGACGGATTGACATAAAACTTTATTAGCCAACCAAGCAGgaattttcaatatatattctTGACTGGCAATAATTAGAATTCGTTTAGCAGCACAAATTAGTTCTATTAGAGAAAGCTGGACACAGAAAAGTATAGCATTACCTTCAACATCCAAGTCACCACATCCCACAGCTCGTAATTCTCTAGCTAGTTCTTGTGTCTTCTCATAAGCCACCGCTAGCATTCTAAGATACTATAACCTcacctcaaaaataaaaataaaaatattaaaaaagaaaagaaaagaaagaaaacatatgAATTCAACTTCAAAGTGGCACCAGGCTTGGGAGAAAACAGCacactaaattttttttctttgatatgTAAAAAAGGCACCAACAATTTAACTCACCACTAAAAGTCCACCTTGTTCAACGGGAGGTATGTTCACAAGGGATGGCTTCAGTAATAGCTTGTCCAGAAGAGCTGTAACTCGCTGCTCCAAAACTCTCTGTATTCAACCACAAGATATGTCTGAAATGTAAACATCTGATTCAACACCTAAATTTAAACCTCAACTGGATGCAAAATAATAAGTAAAAGTGATATGACAAAAGGACTCCTTCCCTGAATACCTGCACCAGGATTGACATGACATCATTAGGAGAAGGGAACACAGCCATTATTGTGGCAGCCTCCTTTCGCACAGTATCTGCAAACCAAAAGACCCAGATTATCAAAATCCATTGACAAATCCAACTCTGTCAAAAATCAAGGAAGATATTTTGAACCTGTGATTTCTTTGTAGAATGAAGAAAGCCCACGTGCAACATTATTAGGGCTAGCTTGTGAACCCTGATCTCCAAGAACTAATCTTGTGTCTGCATTCATTACCTCCACATCAATAAACATTGGTCGAGTCGCTACATAGTGTTGCATGGCACTGGTACCCCGATTGAACTGcattaccccaaaaaaagagaggggacAAAGGAAGAGTTGATAAATGATATATGATCAACATAAATGAGATTCTATCAGATTTTCCCTTTAAAAGGATAGTTGCAGAaattgaagtaataaaaaaaatagaatttctactggcatTACATTACTAGAAGTTGCTCAAAGAGGACAACATCTCAGGACAATGTTGCCCATGGAATCAAAAGCAGTCGATGAAGTAGGTCTTTCTGGATTGCCATGTAATCAACATATACCATTAAAATTTATAAGGAACTTCTATAGAACATTTATAAGACCATACATGTTGAGCTGCCTGGGCAGAGTGCGGGCAAGTCAGACCAGTAAATACATAAAATGTATAGGTGAAATGAGAATGTTGAGACAGATAAATAGCAAGACTAGAAAGGACAGAATAAAGATAGGGTGACAGTTGAATTGGTTGGTTTGTGTTCAATGAATGCGACCAAGGCCAAACAAGGGAAATAAGGAGACATTAGGTGTCAAGTAAAGAAATTTTCTTCGATGAATATTAATAGAAAAACTGGATGCTGAACCTTGGAAGTTACCATTTAAGAAGACAATTTTACAAATCCCCAAACCCGCACTACAATATAAAAAGGTACAACCAGCTGTAAAATCCTGGTAAATAACCTGGGACAAAATTTTAGCACATTCTGCCATTGTCGAAAGTTCCCTTCTCTGTGAAGCTGCATCAAACCGAGCCAACAATCTGTTCTCCAATTCTGAGAAAGCACAGACACACAGCAAAGAATATGAGTCTTGcaaaacaaagaacaaaataGCAACAATAATAACAACCAACCCCACCATTGCAATAGTCCTGAAGATTTGCAACTGCAACCTCTAAACCCCGGCTTGCTGTTGCATTTCCCACTACTGATGATACAGCTATGCCCTGTCTTCCAATATCTTCTTCAGCAAATGCCCCTACAATGAAATGTCACAGTAGAGTAGTTTATATTTGCACCTCTATGTGAAAAAAACAAACTAAACTACTCCACAGAGATACATCTGGGCGACATAACTGTCCAGAATTTTAATGATAACAATTTCAAGCTTTGAATCATTTTGTGACATGAAttaacgattttttttttcccacacaAATTCATTCATAGCAGTTCTGTAAGTCAATCTTAGCCTTAATTTAAACTTATTGaataaagagaaattaaaatcTTTTGCACAGAGGTAATGCCCTTTCATAACTCTTCCATTGTCTTACCAACTAAAAAATAAGCTGCCAAAATTTATCGCAGAAGCTTTATTGGGATAGATGAACCACCATACAATAAAGACCTATAGAAACCACTGCCACAAGAGAATTGGCAAGCAAATTGACCAACCTAGATTTCAAATGGAATGAAATGTCCTGTCCAGAGGCCAATGCATATGCCTCTCTTACGTGAATAcaacaacaaaacaacaaactcagccttatcccaacttaatggggtcggctacatggatccaacaaaacaaagtagggaaaactaaggtctatacaagaaaaaagggggatgaagagatgggaaaagaagGGTAgggaatgagatgagaaatgaaaaaagaaaatcacatgaaagatgggaaataaCAGCAAAATTAAGAGGAAGAAGGCACAGCCCAacagtcaggagaatctcagctaaatggggtttgcaacatggatccttgctctccaacgggctctatccaaggtcatacttggtacgaGACCCAGacaatgcatgtccttcctcacag is a window encoding:
- the LOC122664771 gene encoding exocyst complex component SEC10b-like isoform X3, with protein sequence MKESRDGTKSDRAARSSSVGSLPLILDIDDFKGDFSFDALFGNLVNELLPSFQEEETDSLEGHGSLGGNDALPNGHMRVPSDMAKSAQGGVSTPLFPEVDALLSLFKDSCKELVDLRQQLEKGVDGLFDSFARLDSRISSVGQTAAKIGDHLQSADSQRETASQTIELIKYLVEFNGRSGDLMELSPLFSDDSRVAEAAAVAQKLRAFAEEDIGRQGIAVSSVVGNATASRGLEVAVANLQDYCNELENRLLARFDAASQRRELSTMAECAKILSQFNRGTSAMQHYVATRPMFIDVEVMNADTRLVLGDQGSQASPNNVARGLSSFYKEITDTVRKEAATIMAVFPSPNDVMSILVQRVLEQRVTALLDKLLLKPSLVNIPPVEQGGLLVYLRMLAVAYEKTQELARELRAVGCGDLDVEGLTESLFLGHKDEYPEHEQASLRQLYQAKMEELRAENQQQIDSTGSIGRSKGAAIASSQQQISVTVVTEFVRWNEEAISRCTLFSPQQPATHASNVRAVFTCVLDQVGQYITEGLERAREGLNEAAALRERFVLGTSVSRRVAAAAASAAEAAAAAGESSFRSFMVAVQRCASSVAIVQQYFANSISRLLLPVDGAHAASCEEMATAMSSAEAAAYKGLQQCIETVMAEVERLLSAEQKATDYRSPDDGIAPDHRPTNACTRVVAYLSRVLESAFTALEGLNKQAFLTELGNRLHKGLLNHWQKFTFNPSGGLRLKRDITEYGEFVRSFNAPTVDEKFELLGIMANVFIVAPESLSTLFEGTPSIRKDAQRFIQLREDYKSAKLASRLSSLWAGSS
- the LOC122664771 gene encoding exocyst complex component SEC10b-like isoform X2; protein product: MKESRDGTKSDRAARSSSVGSLPLILDIDDFKGDFSFDALFGNLVNELLPSFQEEETDSLEGHGSLGGNDALPNGHMRVPSDMAKSAQGGVSTPLFPEVDALLSLFKDSCKELVDLRQQVDGKLYNLKREVSVQDSKHRKTLSELEKGVDGLFDSFARLDSRISSVGQTAAKIGDHLQSADSQRETASQTIELIKYLVEFNGRSGDLMELSPLFSDDSRVAEAAAVAQKLRAFAEEDIGRQGIAVSSVVGNATASRGLEVAVANLQDYCNELENRLLARFDAASQRRELSTMAECAKILSQFNRGTSAMQHYVATRPMFIDVEVMNADTRLVLGDQGSQASPNNVARGLSSFYKEITDTVRKEAATIMAVFPSPNDVMSILVQRVLEQRVTALLDKLLLKPSLVNIPPVEQGGLLVYLRMLAVAYEKTQELARELRAVGCGDLDVEGLTESLFLGHKDEYPEHEQASLRQLYQAKMEELRAENQQQIDSTGSIGRSKGAAIASSQQQISVTVVTEFVRWNEEAISRCTLFSPQPATHASNVRAVFTCVLDQVGQYITEGLERAREGLNEAAALRERFVLGTSVSRRVAAAAASAAEAAAAAGESSFRSFMVAVQRCASSVAIVQQYFANSISRLLLPVDGAHAASCEEMATAMSSAEAAAYKGLQQCIETVMAEVERLLSAEQKATDYRSPDDGIAPDHRPTNACTRVVAYLSRVLESAFTALEGLNKQAFLTELGNRLHKGLLNHWQKFTFNPSGGLRLKRDITEYGEFVRSFNAPTVDEKFELLGIMANVFIVAPESLSTLFEGTPSIRKDAQRFIQLREDYKSAKLASRLSSLWAGSS
- the LOC122664771 gene encoding exocyst complex component SEC10b-like isoform X1 — encoded protein: MKESRDGTKSDRAARSSSVGSLPLILDIDDFKGDFSFDALFGNLVNELLPSFQEEETDSLEGHGSLGGNDALPNGHMRVPSDMAKSAQGGVSTPLFPEVDALLSLFKDSCKELVDLRQQVDGKLYNLKREVSVQDSKHRKTLSELEKGVDGLFDSFARLDSRISSVGQTAAKIGDHLQSADSQRETASQTIELIKYLVEFNGRSGDLMELSPLFSDDSRVAEAAAVAQKLRAFAEEDIGRQGIAVSSVVGNATASRGLEVAVANLQDYCNELENRLLARFDAASQRRELSTMAECAKILSQFNRGTSAMQHYVATRPMFIDVEVMNADTRLVLGDQGSQASPNNVARGLSSFYKEITDTVRKEAATIMAVFPSPNDVMSILVQRVLEQRVTALLDKLLLKPSLVNIPPVEQGGLLVYLRMLAVAYEKTQELARELRAVGCGDLDVEGLTESLFLGHKDEYPEHEQASLRQLYQAKMEELRAENQQQIDSTGSIGRSKGAAIASSQQQISVTVVTEFVRWNEEAISRCTLFSPQQPATHASNVRAVFTCVLDQVGQYITEGLERAREGLNEAAALRERFVLGTSVSRRVAAAAASAAEAAAAAGESSFRSFMVAVQRCASSVAIVQQYFANSISRLLLPVDGAHAASCEEMATAMSSAEAAAYKGLQQCIETVMAEVERLLSAEQKATDYRSPDDGIAPDHRPTNACTRVVAYLSRVLESAFTALEGLNKQAFLTELGNRLHKGLLNHWQKFTFNPSGGLRLKRDITEYGEFVRSFNAPTVDEKFELLGIMANVFIVAPESLSTLFEGTPSIRKDAQRFIQLREDYKSAKLASRLSSLWAGSS